The following coding sequences are from one Arachis hypogaea cultivar Tifrunner chromosome 7, arahy.Tifrunner.gnm2.J5K5, whole genome shotgun sequence window:
- the LOC112703644 gene encoding adenylosuccinate synthetase 2, chloroplastic: MNISHLTLDSHTLFNPQCPSFSFLRCTSRNVVVCSAKPVAPPSLPPKLATAQSSDGRIGSLSQVSGVLGCQWGDEGKGKLVDILAQHFKIVARCQGGANAGHTIYNAEGKKFALHLVPSGILNEDTLCVIGNGVVVHLPGLFKEIDGLESSGISCQGRILISDRAHLLFDFHQEVDGLREAELAKSFIGTTKRGIGPCYASKANRNGIRVSDLRHMDTFPQKLDLLLSDAASRFKDFKYGPEMLKEEVEKYKRYAERLEPFIADTVHVMNDAITQKKKILVEGGQATMLDIDFGTYPFVTSSSPSAGGICTGLGIAPRVVGDLIGVVKAYTTRVGSGPFPTEILGSGGDLLRFAGQEFGTTTGRPRRCGWLDIVALKYSCQINGFSSLNLTKLDVLSDLDEIKLGVSYKHADGTPVKSFPSDLRLLEQLEVEYETLPGWKSDISKIKNYSDLPKVARQYVERIEELVGVPIHYIGVGPGRDALIFK, translated from the exons ATGAACATCTCACACCTCACACTGGATTCCCACACGCTCTTCAACCCTCAATGCCCTTCATTCTCCTTCCTCCGTTGCACATCTCGAAACGTAGTCGTATGCTCAGCCAAGCCCGTAGCCCCTCCTTCTCTTCCACCCAAGCTCGCCACCGCCCAATCCTCCGACGGTCGAATCGGGTCTCTTAGTCAGGTCTCTGGCGTCTTGGGTTGCCAATGGGGTGATGAGGGCAAAGGCAAACTCGTCGATATCTTAGCTCAACATTTCAAGATTGTTGCTCGTTGTCAG GGTGGAGCTAATGCTGGGCATACCATTTACAATGCAGAAGGAAAGAAGTTCGCCCTTCATCTTGTTCCTTCTGGTATTCTTAACGAGGATACCCTTTGTGTTATTGGGAATGGAGTTGTGGTGCATCTTCCGGGGCTGTTTAAGGAAATTGATGGCCTTGAATCGAGTGGGATCTCTTGCCAGGGGAGGATTTTGATATCTGATCGTGCTCACTTGTTGTTTGATTTCCACCAAGAAGTGGATGGGTTAAGGGAAGCTGAACTTGCTAAATCTTTCATTGGCACGACCAAGAGAGGCATTGGGCCATGCTATGCTAGCAAGGCTAACCGTAATGGTATTAGGGTAAGTGATTTGAGGCACATGGATACTTTCCCGCAGAAGCTTGATCTTTTGTTATCAGATGCAGCATCAAGGTTCAAAGATTTTAAATATGGTCCAGAAATGCTcaaggaagaagtagaaaagtacaagagatatGCTGAGAGACTGGAACCATTTATTGCAGATACTGTGCATGTCATGAATGATGCTATAACACAAAAGAAGAAGATTTTGGTTGAAGGAGGTCAAGCAACCATGTTGGACATTGATTTTGGAACTTATCCATTTGTTACTTCGTCTAGCCCGTCAGCTGGTGGGATATGCACTGGTCTTGGTATTGCTCCAAGAGTTGTTGGTGACTTAATAGGAGTG GTGAAAGCATACACTACAAGAGTTGGTTCTGGTCCCTTTCCAACAGAAATTTTGGGTTCAGGGGGTGATCTCCTTAGATTTGCTGGGCAGGAGTTTGGTACAACTACTGGCCGTCCTCGACGATGTGGTTGGCTTGATATAGTTGCGCTGAAATACTCCTGCCAGATCAATGGTTTTTCATCATTGAATCTCACTAAGCTAGATGTTTTATCAGATCTTGATGAGATAAAGTTAGGAGTCTCTTATAAACATGCTGATGGTACCCCGGTCAAATCATTCCCTTCAGATCTCCGTCTTCTTGAGCAATTGGAG GTGGAATATGAAACACTTCCTGGATGGAAATCCGACATCTCTAAGATCAAAAACTATTCTGACCTTCCGAAGGTTGCCCGGCAGTATGTGGAAAGGATAGAAGAACTTGTTGGTGTCCCCATTCACTACATTGGTGTTGGGCCAGGACGCGACGCCCTCATATTCAAGTGA